A stretch of Synechococcus sp. WH 8020 DNA encodes these proteins:
- a CDS encoding diflavin flavoprotein yields the protein MATSSLKPSVTAASTGPKLSLQSELIAADSSTIRSLDWERSRFDIEFGLRNGTTYNAFLVRGERTALIDTSHAKFRDTWLPLLKEQIDPQQIDHLIVSHTEPDHSGLIGDLIDLNPEIEIVGSKVAIQFLKDQVHRPFRSRAVKSGEELDLGINPESGVQHRFEFLSAPNLHWPDTIFSFDHGSGILYTCDAFGLHYCSEDVFDSDPGAIAPDFRFYYDCLMGPNARSVLQALKRMDGLPEINTIAVGHGPLLRHHLSHWISDYREWSGQRNKGESYAAVCYLSQYGFCDRLSQAIAHGIGKTDAQVQLVDLRATDAQELTALISEAKAVVVPTWPANADAELQSSIGTLLAALHGKQIVGVYDAFGGDDEPIDSVAGQLRSQGQKEAFSPLRIRQLPQGGDYQRCEESGTDLGQLLTRDKTIAAMKSLDGDLDKALGRLSGGLYVVTASQGDGESLRRSAMVASWVSQASFTPPGITVAVAKDRAIEALMQVGDQFVLNILREDNHQQLLRHFLKRFPPGADRFAGINVLEEEAEGGPVLGDALAYLGCRVEQRMEGPDHWVIYAVVEQGNVADANAMTAVHHRKVGNHY from the coding sequence ATGGCCACCTCCAGCTTGAAGCCATCAGTGACTGCGGCAAGCACCGGTCCGAAGCTCTCCCTCCAATCCGAACTGATTGCTGCTGACAGCAGCACGATTCGCTCCCTTGACTGGGAGAGAAGCCGTTTCGATATTGAATTCGGCCTACGCAACGGCACCACCTACAACGCGTTCCTGGTAAGGGGTGAACGCACGGCCTTGATTGACACGAGTCACGCCAAATTCCGCGACACCTGGCTGCCGCTCTTAAAGGAGCAAATCGATCCCCAGCAGATCGATCACCTGATCGTGAGCCATACCGAACCAGACCACTCAGGACTGATTGGGGATCTGATTGACCTGAACCCTGAGATCGAGATTGTTGGATCCAAGGTGGCGATTCAATTTCTGAAGGACCAGGTGCATCGCCCGTTCCGCTCCCGAGCCGTGAAAAGCGGAGAAGAGCTCGATCTCGGCATCAACCCTGAGAGCGGCGTGCAGCATCGCTTTGAGTTTTTAAGTGCACCCAACCTGCACTGGCCGGACACGATTTTTTCATTTGACCACGGCAGCGGAATCCTCTACACCTGCGATGCCTTTGGGCTGCACTACTGCTCGGAAGACGTCTTTGACAGCGATCCTGGCGCCATCGCCCCGGATTTCCGCTTCTACTACGACTGCTTGATGGGGCCCAATGCCCGCAGCGTGCTTCAAGCCCTGAAGCGTATGGATGGTCTGCCCGAGATCAACACCATCGCGGTAGGTCACGGCCCGTTGCTTCGCCATCACCTCAGCCACTGGATCAGCGATTACCGCGAATGGAGCGGACAACGCAATAAAGGCGAAAGTTATGCAGCCGTTTGTTATTTGAGTCAATACGGCTTCTGTGACCGCCTCAGTCAGGCCATCGCCCATGGCATCGGCAAGACCGACGCCCAGGTTCAACTTGTTGATCTACGCGCCACCGATGCCCAAGAGCTCACAGCCCTGATCAGTGAAGCCAAGGCCGTGGTGGTGCCAACCTGGCCAGCGAACGCGGATGCTGAGCTGCAAAGCAGCATCGGAACCTTATTGGCTGCTTTGCATGGCAAACAAATCGTTGGCGTCTACGACGCTTTTGGTGGAGATGACGAGCCGATCGATTCTGTGGCTGGACAACTACGCAGCCAGGGACAGAAGGAAGCCTTTTCCCCCCTCCGCATTCGCCAACTTCCTCAAGGGGGCGACTATCAGCGCTGCGAAGAATCAGGCACCGACCTTGGCCAGTTGTTGACACGAGACAAAACGATCGCAGCCATGAAAAGTCTGGACGGCGATCTCGACAAAGCTCTTGGTCGTCTCAGCGGTGGGCTTTATGTGGTCACTGCGAGTCAGGGCGATGGTGAAAGCTTGCGCCGTAGTGCGATGGTGGCGAGCTGGGTCAGTCAGGCCAGCTTTACCCCACCAGGGATCACCGTGGCCGTCGCCAAAGACAGGGCGATCGAAGCTTTGATGCAGGTTGGCGACCAATTTGTGCTGAATATCCTCCGAGAGGACAACCATCAACAACTGCTTAGACATTTTCTTAAGCGCTTCCCACCCGGCGCCGACCGTTTCGCCGGCATCAATGTGCTGGAGGAGGAGGCCGAAGGCGGCCCCGTCCTCGGAGATGCACTGGCCTACCTGGGTTGCCGCGTCGAACAACGCATGGAAGGCCCCGATCACTGGGTGATCTATGCCGTGGTGGAGCAGGGAAACGTGGCTGATGCCAACGCCATGACAGCCGTCCATCACCGCAAAGTTGGGAACCACTACTAA
- a CDS encoding rubrerythrin family protein: MDLSKPSTQANLEAAFGGESMANRKYLFFADVAKKLGRSDLAKLFRDTAAQETEHAFAHFRLLHPELVVTDPAALSEEGKQALLTRCLELAIEGETYEYTTMYPEFAQQARNDRDHGAEAEFNEQTSESKDHAGMFKTAAKNFGLLTPIEQHHAESYGVALEALQGKGQAGQADEPVPGKWICKVCSMIYDPAEGDPDSGIEPGTPFEAIPDDWSCPICGVRKASFVPYREAELKSA; encoded by the coding sequence ATGGATCTTTCCAAGCCCTCTACCCAGGCCAACCTCGAAGCCGCCTTTGGCGGCGAAAGCATGGCCAATCGCAAATACCTGTTCTTTGCGGATGTCGCCAAGAAACTCGGCCGCAGCGATCTCGCCAAGCTCTTCCGTGACACCGCCGCCCAAGAAACAGAACACGCGTTTGCACACTTCCGCCTGCTGCACCCTGAGCTTGTTGTGACTGACCCCGCCGCGCTTAGCGAGGAGGGCAAACAGGCCTTGCTCACGCGCTGCTTAGAGCTTGCCATCGAGGGCGAAACCTACGAATACACCACCATGTATCCGGAGTTTGCCCAGCAAGCCCGCAACGATCGTGATCATGGAGCAGAAGCGGAGTTCAACGAACAGACCAGCGAATCCAAAGATCACGCAGGCATGTTTAAAACAGCTGCCAAAAACTTCGGCCTGCTCACGCCCATCGAACAGCACCATGCCGAGTCCTATGGCGTTGCCCTTGAAGCACTACAAGGCAAAGGCCAAGCGGGTCAGGCCGATGAGCCCGTACCGGGCAAATGGATCTGCAAGGTGTGCTCGATGATTTATGACCCCGCTGAAGGCGATCCCGACTCCGGAATTGAGCCCGGAACCCCCTTCGAAGCGATTCCAGATGATTGGTCCTGCCCGATTTGCGGTGTTCGCAAAGCCAGCTTCGTGCCCTATCGGGAAGCGGAATTGAAGTCCGCCTAA
- a CDS encoding diflavin flavoprotein has protein sequence MATSNLEASAAATRQVISLPIDDGLTCLRGLSPQRLRFELEYALERGSTANSFLFDAGTDGEGQHQTALLVHPPGKAYDKAFLPALAGLLPAETTELKVVVGHVNPNRVALLRDLAGLYPALELIASNAGAKLLGELWSQRKPAAPGQASEQPAIPELPAIQVIRQEQTLPLSHRHQLQLVPAPTPRWPGGLLAFEQSLGLLMSGKLFSAHICTHEWAESGRSATEEERRHFYDCLMAPMAGQVDSLVERLEELDITTVAPGHGPAIDTSWRSLFNDYRRWGESQQQASLSVALLFASAYGNTAAIADALAQGVGRTGIRITSLNCEFTPPNELINTIKQANGILIGSPTLGGHAPTPIVSALGTLLAEGDRSKPVGVFGSFGWSGEAIDLLENKLRDGGFHFAFDPIRVKFSPDAAMIRTLEETGTRFGRELHREQRKQQRRSGGGLSESRSDPAVLALGRVVGSLCVLTARKGALSGAMIASWVSQASFTPPGFTVAVAKDRAVEALLHIGDCFALNVLAEGRESGPMKQFLQPFEPGADRFAGLELKASPHEQPLLPEALAWMEATVKQRMECGDHWLIYAEVSHGGVLDSKADTAVHQRRSGANY, from the coding sequence ATGGCAACATCCAACCTCGAGGCCTCTGCAGCAGCAACGCGGCAAGTGATCAGCCTGCCCATCGATGACGGACTCACTTGCCTGCGGGGTCTGAGTCCTCAACGGCTCCGATTCGAATTGGAATATGCGCTGGAACGGGGCAGCACCGCCAACAGTTTTCTGTTTGATGCCGGCACGGATGGCGAGGGCCAGCATCAGACCGCGCTCCTGGTGCATCCTCCAGGCAAGGCCTACGACAAGGCCTTCCTCCCGGCTCTTGCCGGCCTGCTTCCCGCCGAAACCACCGAACTCAAGGTTGTGGTTGGCCACGTCAACCCCAACAGGGTGGCGCTGCTTCGTGATCTGGCAGGCCTCTACCCCGCGCTGGAACTGATTGCCTCGAACGCTGGAGCCAAGCTCCTGGGAGAACTCTGGTCACAACGCAAACCTGCAGCGCCAGGTCAGGCGAGCGAACAACCAGCCATCCCCGAACTGCCAGCCATTCAGGTGATCCGCCAAGAGCAAACCCTGCCTCTCAGCCATCGGCACCAGCTTCAACTCGTTCCCGCGCCCACCCCCCGATGGCCCGGGGGTCTGCTGGCGTTTGAACAGTCGCTCGGACTTCTGATGAGCGGCAAGCTGTTTTCAGCGCACATCTGCACCCACGAATGGGCTGAGTCCGGACGCAGTGCAACGGAAGAAGAGCGACGTCACTTTTATGACTGCCTCATGGCACCGATGGCGGGCCAGGTGGACTCCCTTGTAGAGCGCCTTGAAGAGCTGGACATCACCACGGTGGCTCCTGGCCACGGTCCAGCCATCGACACAAGCTGGCGCAGTTTGTTCAATGACTATCGGCGCTGGGGAGAAAGCCAACAACAAGCAAGCTTGTCCGTTGCACTCCTCTTTGCCAGTGCTTACGGAAACACGGCTGCCATCGCTGATGCTTTAGCTCAAGGTGTTGGTCGCACTGGGATTCGAATCACCAGTCTCAACTGTGAATTCACACCTCCCAACGAACTGATCAACACGATCAAACAAGCAAACGGCATCTTGATCGGCTCACCAACGCTCGGTGGCCATGCGCCAACGCCGATCGTCTCCGCCTTAGGGACGCTCCTTGCCGAAGGAGACCGCAGTAAACCCGTGGGCGTCTTTGGCAGCTTTGGCTGGAGCGGTGAAGCCATCGACCTGCTGGAAAACAAGCTTCGTGACGGCGGATTTCACTTTGCATTCGACCCGATCCGGGTGAAGTTCAGTCCCGACGCAGCGATGATTCGAACCCTCGAAGAAACCGGCACCCGATTCGGCCGCGAGTTGCATCGGGAGCAACGCAAACAGCAACGCCGCAGCGGAGGCGGGCTTAGTGAAAGCCGCAGTGACCCTGCCGTGCTGGCCCTGGGTCGGGTCGTGGGATCTCTCTGTGTTCTTACCGCGCGAAAGGGTGCACTCTCCGGCGCCATGATTGCGAGCTGGGTCTCCCAAGCCAGTTTCACGCCACCGGGATTCACCGTTGCAGTCGCCAAGGATCGAGCCGTTGAGGCCCTTCTGCATATCGGCGATTGCTTTGCTTTAAACGTGCTTGCCGAAGGGCGCGAGAGCGGGCCCATGAAGCAATTCCTCCAACCGTTTGAGCCTGGAGCCGATCGCTTTGCCGGGCTGGAACTGAAAGCCAGCCCCCATGAACAGCCCTTGCTCCCAGAGGCCTTGGCGTGGATGGAAGCAACGGTGAAACAACGTATGGAATGCGGGGATCACTGGCTGATTTACGCCGAGGTCTCCCATGGAGGCGTACTCGATTCCAAAGCCGATACGGCGGTGCATCAACGGCGCAGCGGCGCGAACTACTAA
- a CDS encoding pirin family protein, which translates to MTPPSNTCHPSLVFRPAQERFHSANNWLESWHSFSFAGHHDPNWMGFGPLRVINDDTISAGRGFGMHSHHDMEIITVMIEGELQHQDSAKNHSVIQAGDVQRMSAGTGIMHSEINQSEQTCRLLQIWIEPSQQGLEPAYEQRTIALTDQEWIPVLDPNNSEAMAIARPIQLWRLRLAQGKSIQLPKLAYPKAWIQMINGAISISGGTAASPSNLCQGDGLGFHPTQAKMSQIHSSSNQTDLLLFGLS; encoded by the coding sequence ATGACGCCTCCCTCCAACACCTGCCATCCATCGCTGGTCTTTCGTCCAGCACAAGAGCGCTTCCATAGCGCCAACAACTGGCTGGAGTCATGGCATAGCTTTTCCTTCGCGGGTCATCACGATCCCAACTGGATGGGCTTCGGGCCTCTACGCGTCATCAATGACGACACGATTTCTGCCGGTCGGGGATTTGGCATGCATTCCCATCACGACATGGAGATCATCACGGTGATGATCGAGGGGGAGCTCCAACACCAGGATTCGGCCAAAAACCACAGCGTCATTCAGGCTGGAGATGTGCAGCGCATGAGCGCCGGAACTGGAATCATGCACAGCGAAATCAATCAAAGCGAACAAACCTGCCGGTTGCTGCAGATCTGGATCGAACCCAGCCAGCAAGGACTCGAGCCTGCCTATGAGCAACGAACAATTGCCCTAACCGATCAGGAATGGATCCCAGTGCTGGATCCAAACAACAGCGAAGCCATGGCGATTGCGCGACCGATTCAGCTCTGGCGCCTACGGCTTGCCCAAGGCAAAAGCATCCAACTTCCAAAACTCGCCTATCCAAAGGCCTGGATTCAGATGATCAACGGCGCGATCTCGATCTCAGGTGGAACCGCTGCATCCCCATCAAATCTTTGCCAAGGCGATGGGCTTGGGTTTCATCCAACCCAAGCAAAGATGAGCCAAATCCACTCCTCGAGCAATCAAACCGACTTACTCCTATTTGGGCTGAGCTAG
- a CDS encoding NADPH-dependent FMN reductase, which yields MVEILGMNKTKTSDVLVITASNGENLKLAQRFVETAENLGQSAELLDLTTIDLPLFTPRAQTQGTPEEIAPLEAQLMASPRWVICAPEYNGSIPPCLTNAIAWLSVQGNDFRALFNSRPIAIATFSGGVGLELLLSLRIQLTHLGAEVVGRQLVSNHAKPAKDDTIQDLLHRLGQKQAPQ from the coding sequence ATGGTGGAAATTCTGGGCATGAACAAAACAAAAACAAGCGATGTCTTGGTGATCACCGCAAGCAACGGCGAAAACCTCAAGCTGGCCCAGCGCTTCGTCGAAACGGCGGAAAACCTAGGCCAATCGGCAGAGCTACTCGATCTCACAACCATCGACCTGCCCTTATTCACTCCCAGAGCGCAAACGCAAGGCACACCGGAGGAGATCGCCCCCCTGGAGGCCCAACTCATGGCCTCTCCCCGCTGGGTGATCTGTGCACCCGAATACAACGGCTCGATTCCGCCCTGCCTCACCAATGCGATTGCCTGGCTGTCTGTGCAAGGCAACGACTTTCGGGCGCTCTTCAATAGCCGGCCAATCGCCATCGCCACCTTCTCCGGAGGCGTGGGCTTGGAACTGCTTCTATCACTTCGCATCCAGCTCACCCATCTCGGGGCCGAAGTGGTGGGTCGTCAATTGGTCAGCAATCACGCCAAACCAGCCAAGGACGACACCATTCAGGACTTACTGCATCGCCTAGGACAGAAACAGGCCCCCCAATGA
- a CDS encoding TRAP transporter large permease, translating into MGWVLSLDPSAVLAPGMFLALILALLSGFPVAFCLGGIGVIFALLGMLSGEIEPQFVTALPQRILGIMGNFTLLAIPAFVFMGSMLESSGIAERLLESMGRLLGRLRGGLALAVVLVGSLLAATTGVVAATVTTMGMISLPAMLKAGYDKTLATGVIVASGTLGQIIPPSIVLVVLGDQLGISVGDLFMGALLPGLLMAAVFAIYVLIISAIKPELAPQLPQAELGSSQPLQLVQSMLPPLSLILIVLGSIFFGIATPTEAGVIGAVGAILLAALNGGFSRKQLSKVCENTMRTTAMVMAILLGSTAFSLVFRGVGGDQLIADVLLNLPGGRIGFLIFSMLIIFLLGFFIDFFEIAFIAVPLLLPAARQLLGPDALIWFGVMIGANLQTSFLTPPFGFALFYLRGVAPQDVKTRDIYRGALPFVGLQVAVLALIIAVPGLVDWLPRLAAAMAPMSLT; encoded by the coding sequence ATGGGTTGGGTGCTGAGTCTCGACCCCTCAGCGGTCCTTGCACCCGGCATGTTTCTGGCCCTGATCCTGGCCCTTCTCAGTGGATTCCCTGTGGCCTTCTGTCTGGGAGGGATCGGCGTGATTTTCGCGTTGCTTGGGATGCTCAGCGGCGAAATCGAACCGCAATTCGTCACGGCGCTTCCACAACGGATTTTGGGAATCATGGGCAACTTCACGTTGCTAGCGATCCCCGCTTTCGTGTTTATGGGGTCGATGCTGGAAAGCTCAGGCATTGCTGAACGCTTGCTCGAGAGCATGGGTCGCCTGCTGGGACGCCTACGCGGTGGACTGGCCCTCGCCGTGGTGCTCGTCGGCTCACTGCTGGCCGCCACCACCGGTGTGGTCGCGGCAACCGTCACCACCATGGGAATGATTTCCCTGCCGGCCATGTTGAAGGCTGGCTACGACAAAACTCTGGCCACTGGAGTGATCGTGGCATCGGGAACCCTGGGCCAGATCATCCCTCCAAGCATCGTGCTCGTGGTCCTCGGCGATCAGTTGGGAATCTCAGTGGGAGACCTGTTCATGGGCGCCTTACTGCCTGGCCTGCTGATGGCCGCAGTGTTTGCGATCTATGTGCTGATCATCAGCGCGATCAAGCCTGAACTTGCACCCCAACTTCCTCAAGCTGAGCTGGGCTCCAGCCAGCCTCTACAGCTGGTGCAATCGATGTTGCCGCCCTTGTCCTTAATCCTGATTGTGTTGGGGAGCATCTTTTTCGGCATCGCCACCCCAACGGAAGCAGGCGTGATTGGTGCGGTGGGCGCGATCCTTCTGGCCGCTCTCAATGGAGGCTTCAGCCGCAAACAATTGTCCAAGGTTTGCGAGAACACGATGAGAACCACGGCCATGGTGATGGCCATCCTGCTGGGGTCGACCGCCTTCAGCCTTGTTTTCCGAGGAGTCGGCGGCGATCAACTCATCGCTGATGTGCTCCTCAACCTCCCAGGCGGTCGGATTGGATTCCTGATCTTCAGCATGCTGATCATCTTTTTGCTCGGCTTCTTCATCGATTTCTTTGAAATCGCATTCATTGCGGTGCCGTTGCTTTTGCCAGCAGCACGGCAGCTGCTGGGCCCCGATGCTCTGATTTGGTTTGGCGTCATGATCGGGGCCAATCTGCAAACGTCATTCCTCACACCACCCTTCGGATTCGCGCTCTTCTATCTCCGCGGCGTCGCACCACAGGACGTGAAAACCCGGGATATCTATCGGGGGGCCTTGCCTTTCGTTGGCTTGCAGGTGGCCGTTTTGGCTTTGATCATCGCCGTACCTGGCCTCGTGGACTGGTTACCGCGCCTCGCTGCTGCGATGGCGCCCATGTCACTGACCTGA